In Pseudomonas lalkuanensis, the following are encoded in one genomic region:
- the fliG gene encoding flagellar motor switch protein FliG has translation MSDNRAPAKLNKVDKAAILLLSLGETDAAQVLRHMGPKEVQRVGVAMAQMRNVHREQVEQVMSEFVEIVGDQTSLGVGADGYIRKMLTQALGEDKANNLIDRILLGGSTSGLDSLKWMEPRAVADVIRYEHPQIQAIVVAYLDPDQAAEVLSHFDHKVRLDIVLRVSSLNTVQPSALKELNLILEKQFAGNASTTRTTMGGVKRAADIMNFLDSSVEGQLMDSIREVDEDLSTQIEDLMFVFDNLADVDDRGIQALLREVSSDVLVLALKGSDDAIKEKVFKNMSKRAAELLRDDLEAKGPVRVSDVESAQKEILTIARRMAEAGEIVLGGKGGEEMI, from the coding sequence ATGAGTGATAATCGCGCCCCCGCCAAACTGAACAAGGTCGACAAGGCAGCCATCCTGCTGCTGTCCCTGGGCGAGACCGATGCTGCCCAGGTGCTCCGGCACATGGGCCCGAAGGAAGTGCAGCGGGTCGGCGTTGCCATGGCGCAGATGCGCAACGTCCACCGCGAACAGGTGGAGCAGGTGATGAGCGAGTTCGTCGAGATCGTCGGCGACCAGACCAGCCTGGGCGTTGGCGCCGACGGCTACATCCGCAAGATGCTCACCCAGGCCCTGGGTGAGGACAAGGCCAACAACCTGATCGACCGCATCCTGCTGGGCGGCAGCACCAGCGGCCTGGACAGCCTGAAGTGGATGGAACCGCGCGCCGTGGCCGACGTGATCCGCTACGAGCACCCGCAGATCCAGGCCATCGTGGTCGCCTACCTGGACCCGGACCAGGCTGCCGAGGTGCTCAGCCACTTCGACCACAAGGTGCGCCTGGACATCGTCCTGCGCGTGTCCTCGCTCAACACCGTGCAGCCGTCCGCGCTCAAGGAACTCAACCTGATCCTCGAGAAGCAGTTCGCCGGCAACGCCAGCACCACCCGCACCACCATGGGCGGCGTGAAGCGCGCGGCGGACATCATGAACTTCCTCGACAGCTCGGTCGAAGGCCAGCTCATGGACTCCATCCGCGAGGTGGACGAAGACCTCTCCACCCAGATCGAAGACCTCATGTTCGTCTTCGACAACCTGGCCGATGTGGACGACCGCGGCATCCAGGCGCTGCTGCGCGAAGTGTCGTCTGACGTGCTGGTGCTGGCCCTCAAGGGCTCGGACGACGCCATCAAGGAAAAGGTCTTCAAGAACATGTCCAAGCGTGCCGCCGAACTGCTTCGCGACGACCTGGAGGCCAAGGGGCCGGTACGCGTCAGCGACGTGGAGTCGGCGCAGAAGGAAATCCTCACCATCGCCCGCCGCATGGCCGAAGCCGGGGAAATCGTCCTCGGCGGCAAGGGCGGCGAAGAAATGATCTGA
- the fliH gene encoding flagellar assembly protein FliH, whose protein sequence is MANKDSASELIRAKDVSGFDRWSLPSFDPDAPEPEEADETQAEASPEPEPEPQIEEVPVEDVKPLTLDELEAIRQDAYNEGFATGERDGFHAGQLKAKQEAEAVLGARLAQFETLMAQLLDPIAEQDRQIEESLVHLTSLITRQVIQRELRMDSGQIRHVLREALKLLPMGASNVRIHINPQDFEQVKALRERHEESWRILEDESLEPGGCRVETEHSRIDASIETRLNQAMKQLFEQQREQKVHPPSADLVLDLDAPDSHDHAY, encoded by the coding sequence ATGGCCAACAAGGATTCGGCAAGCGAACTGATCCGCGCCAAGGACGTCAGCGGCTTCGATCGCTGGTCGCTGCCCAGCTTCGACCCGGACGCCCCGGAGCCTGAGGAAGCGGACGAAACGCAAGCCGAAGCCTCGCCTGAACCGGAGCCTGAGCCGCAGATCGAGGAAGTACCGGTCGAGGACGTCAAGCCGCTGACGCTGGACGAGCTCGAGGCCATCCGCCAGGACGCCTACAACGAAGGCTTTGCCACCGGCGAGCGCGACGGTTTCCATGCCGGTCAACTCAAGGCCAAGCAGGAAGCGGAAGCTGTACTGGGCGCTCGCCTGGCCCAGTTCGAAACCCTGATGGCCCAGTTGCTGGACCCCATCGCCGAGCAGGACCGGCAGATCGAGGAATCCCTGGTGCACCTCACCAGCCTGATCACCCGCCAGGTGATCCAGCGCGAGCTGCGCATGGATTCCGGGCAGATCCGCCATGTGCTGCGCGAAGCGCTGAAGCTGCTGCCCATGGGCGCCAGCAACGTGCGCATCCACATCAATCCGCAGGACTTCGAACAGGTGAAGGCCCTGCGGGAGCGCCATGAGGAATCCTGGCGCATCCTCGAGGACGAATCCCTGGAGCCGGGCGGTTGCCGGGTCGAAACCGAGCACTCGCGCATCGATGCCAGCATCGAGACCCGCCTGAACCAGGCCATGAAACAGCTCTTCGAGCAACAGCGCGAACAGAAGGTCCATCCGCCGTCGGCCGACCTGGTGCTGGACCTGGACGCCCCGGACAGCCACGACCATGCGTATTGA
- the fliI gene encoding flagellar protein export ATPase FliI gives MRIERASFAKRLAGYNDVIDLPAQPLVEGRLLRMVGLTLEAEGLRAPVGSRCLVINDDSYHPVQVEAEVMGFAGSKIYLMPVGSLSGIAPGARVVPLPDTGRLPMGMSMLGRVLDGAGRALDGKGGMKAEDWVPMDGPTINPLKRHPISEPLDVGIRSINSLLTVGRGQRLGLFAGTGVGKSVLLGMMTRFTEAEIIVVGLIGERGREVKEFIEHILGEEGLKRSVVVASPADDAPLMRLRAAMYCTRIAEYFRDKGKNVLLLMDSLTRFAQAQREIALAIGEPPATKGYPPSVFAKLPKLVERAGNAEQGGGSITAFYTVLSEGDDQQDPIADSARGVLDGHFVLSRRLAEEGHYPAIDIEASISRVMPQVVSPEHMKMAQRFKQLWSRYQQSRDLISVGAYVAGGDPDTDLAIARQPAMSAFLRQGLDESERLAQSTERLAASLGAKG, from the coding sequence ATGCGTATTGAGCGCGCCAGCTTCGCCAAGCGCCTGGCGGGATACAACGATGTCATCGATCTGCCCGCGCAACCCCTGGTGGAGGGCCGCCTGCTGCGCATGGTGGGCCTCACCCTGGAGGCCGAAGGCCTGCGCGCGCCGGTTGGCAGCCGCTGCCTGGTGATCAACGACGACAGCTACCACCCGGTGCAGGTGGAAGCCGAAGTGATGGGTTTTGCCGGCAGCAAGATCTACCTGATGCCGGTGGGCAGCCTCTCCGGCATTGCCCCCGGTGCCCGCGTCGTGCCCCTGCCGGACACTGGCCGCCTGCCCATGGGCATGTCCATGCTCGGCCGCGTGCTCGATGGCGCCGGCCGTGCGCTGGATGGCAAGGGCGGGATGAAGGCCGAGGACTGGGTGCCGATGGACGGCCCCACCATCAACCCGCTCAAGCGCCACCCCATCAGCGAGCCGCTGGATGTGGGCATCCGCTCGATCAACTCGCTGCTGACCGTCGGCCGCGGCCAGCGCCTCGGCCTGTTCGCCGGTACCGGTGTGGGCAAGTCGGTGCTGCTGGGCATGATGACCCGCTTCACCGAAGCGGAAATCATCGTCGTCGGCCTGATCGGCGAACGGGGCCGCGAGGTGAAGGAATTCATCGAGCATATCCTCGGTGAAGAGGGCCTCAAGCGTTCGGTGGTGGTGGCGTCGCCGGCGGACGATGCGCCGCTGATGCGCCTGCGTGCCGCCATGTATTGCACCCGCATCGCCGAGTACTTCCGCGACAAGGGCAAGAACGTCCTGCTGCTGATGGACTCCCTGACCCGTTTCGCCCAGGCCCAGCGCGAGATCGCCCTGGCCATTGGCGAGCCGCCGGCCACCAAGGGCTATCCGCCGTCGGTGTTCGCCAAGCTGCCGAAGCTGGTGGAGCGGGCCGGTAATGCCGAGCAGGGTGGCGGGTCCATCACGGCTTTCTACACCGTGCTGTCGGAAGGCGACGACCAGCAGGACCCCATCGCCGACTCCGCCCGCGGCGTGCTCGACGGGCACTTCGTGCTGTCCCGTCGCCTGGCCGAGGAAGGTCATTACCCGGCTATCGACATCGAAGCCTCCATCAGCCGGGTAATGCCCCAGGTGGTCAGCCCCGAGCACATGAAGATGGCCCAGCGCTTCAAGCAACTCTGGTCGCGCTACCAACAGAGCCGCGACCTGATCAGCGTCGGCGCCTACGTAGCCGGTGGCGATCCCGACACCGACCTTGCCATCGCCCGCCAGCCTGCCATGAGCGCCTTCCTGCGCCAGGGTCTGGATGAAAGCGAGCGCCTGGCCCAGAGCACCGAGCGCCTGGCCGCGAGCCTGGGCGCCAAGGGCTGA
- the fliJ gene encoding flagellar export protein FliJ gives MSRNRAARLAPVVEMAERAEREAARMLGRCQGQLTQAEMKLGELERYRSDYQQQWIEEGRRGVSGQWLMNYQRFLSQLESAIGQQTQSVNWHRDNLDKARGAWQQRYARLEGLRKLVQRYLDEARAADDKREQKLLDELVQRLPARDL, from the coding sequence ATGTCGCGCAATCGGGCGGCGCGTCTGGCGCCAGTGGTGGAAATGGCCGAGCGCGCCGAGCGCGAAGCGGCGCGCATGCTTGGTCGCTGCCAGGGCCAGTTGACCCAGGCGGAGATGAAACTCGGTGAACTCGAGCGCTACCGCTCCGACTACCAGCAGCAATGGATCGAAGAGGGGCGACGCGGCGTTTCCGGCCAGTGGCTGATGAACTACCAGCGCTTCCTGTCCCAACTGGAGTCCGCCATCGGCCAACAGACGCAGAGCGTCAACTGGCATCGCGACAACCTCGACAAGGCCCGTGGCGCCTGGCAACAGCGCTACGCCCGCCTGGAAGGCCTGCGCAAGCTGGTGCAGCGCTACCTTGACGAAGCCCGTGCCGCCGACGACAAGCGCGAGCAGAAACTCCTCGACGAACTGGTGCAGCGCCTGCCGGCCAGAGACCTGTAG
- a CDS encoding STAS domain-containing protein, which yields MAITSMPSDDGQELTIYIQGRFDFGAHQEFRDAYERVNTTPKRYVVDLKGTTYLDSSALGMLLLLRDHAGGERAQIRLANCNPDVRKILAISNFEQLFQIA from the coding sequence ATGGCCATCACCTCGATGCCCTCCGATGATGGGCAGGAGCTGACCATCTACATCCAGGGACGATTCGATTTCGGCGCCCACCAGGAATTCCGCGACGCCTACGAGCGCGTCAATACCACGCCCAAGCGCTATGTCGTGGACCTCAAGGGCACCACCTACCTCGACAGCTCCGCCCTTGGCATGCTGCTGCTGTTGCGCGACCACGCCGGTGGCGAGCGTGCGCAGATCCGCCTGGCCAACTGCAACCCCGACGTTCGCAAGATCCTCGCCATTTCCAACTTCGAACAACTGTTCCAGATCGCCTGA
- a CDS encoding ATP-binding SpoIIE family protein phosphatase, with protein MPSPLTILIAEDNAADRLLLSTIVSRQGHRALTAANGREAVALFRQEQPQLVLMDALMPEMDGFEAARRIKQLAGEALVPIIFLTSLTENEALVRCLEAGGDDFLAKPYNRVILEAKIKALDRLRRLQDTVLQQRDLIARHNEHLVTEQRVAKAVFDKVAHSGCLSAPNIRYLQSPYALFNGDLLLAAYKPSGGMHVLLGDFTGHGLPAAIGAMPLAEVFYGMTAKGYAMADILREMNAKLKRILPVGVFCCATFLNLSFQRRMVEVWNGGLPEGYLRRAETGELLPLVSRHLPLGVLDQGSFNAHFESYPIETGDRILLVSDGVLETRNDSDETFGDERLRAVFDANRDGNRLFDEIQLALSAFRGHAQDDVSMIEIRMLDEATERAKLAFTDSGQASPLDWSATFEFRAQTLKRFNPLPFLLQLLLEVQGLRDQGGALYTVLAELYSNALEHGVLGLDSSLKSNAEGFARYYRERSERLASLETGYVRFNLQLVPEGRGGRLLIEVEDSGEGFDLGAALASQPSMESFCGRGLSLVNQLTARCEPAENGKGVHVEFHWPVRA; from the coding sequence ATGCCGTCGCCGCTGACGATCCTGATTGCCGAGGACAACGCGGCGGACCGGCTGCTGTTGTCCACCATCGTCAGCCGCCAGGGCCATCGTGCGTTGACCGCCGCCAATGGCCGCGAGGCCGTGGCGCTGTTCCGGCAGGAACAGCCGCAACTGGTGCTGATGGATGCCCTGATGCCGGAGATGGACGGTTTCGAGGCCGCCCGCCGGATCAAGCAACTGGCGGGCGAGGCGCTGGTGCCGATCATCTTCCTGACCTCGCTGACGGAGAACGAAGCCCTGGTGCGCTGCCTGGAAGCGGGCGGCGACGATTTCCTCGCCAAGCCCTACAACCGGGTCATCCTGGAAGCCAAGATCAAGGCCCTGGACCGCCTGCGCCGCCTGCAGGATACCGTGCTGCAGCAACGCGACCTGATCGCCCGGCACAACGAGCACCTGGTGACCGAACAGCGGGTGGCCAAGGCCGTGTTCGACAAGGTGGCGCACTCCGGCTGCCTGAGCGCCCCGAATATCCGCTACCTGCAATCGCCCTACGCGCTGTTCAACGGCGACCTTTTGCTGGCCGCCTACAAGCCCTCCGGCGGCATGCACGTGCTGCTTGGCGATTTCACCGGTCATGGCCTGCCGGCCGCCATCGGTGCCATGCCCCTTGCCGAAGTGTTCTACGGCATGACCGCCAAGGGTTACGCCATGGCGGACATCCTGCGGGAGATGAACGCCAAGCTGAAACGCATTCTTCCGGTCGGCGTGTTCTGCTGCGCCACTTTCCTCAATCTGAGCTTCCAGCGGCGCATGGTCGAGGTGTGGAACGGTGGCCTGCCCGAGGGGTACCTGCGCCGCGCCGAGACCGGAGAGCTGTTGCCGCTGGTGTCGCGCCACCTGCCGCTGGGCGTACTTGACCAGGGCAGCTTCAATGCGCACTTCGAGTCCTACCCCATCGAGACTGGCGACCGCATCCTGCTGGTGTCCGATGGCGTGCTGGAAACTCGCAATGACAGCGACGAGACCTTTGGCGACGAACGCCTGCGCGCCGTATTCGACGCCAATCGCGACGGCAATCGGCTGTTCGACGAAATCCAGCTGGCCCTGAGTGCTTTCCGCGGCCATGCCCAGGACGACGTGAGCATGATCGAGATTCGCATGCTCGATGAGGCCACCGAGCGCGCGAAACTGGCCTTCACCGACAGCGGCCAGGCCAGTCCGCTGGACTGGTCCGCCACCTTCGAATTCCGTGCGCAGACCTTGAAGCGCTTCAATCCGCTGCCATTCCTCCTGCAGCTGCTGCTTGAGGTCCAGGGGCTGCGTGATCAGGGTGGCGCCCTCTATACGGTGCTTGCCGAGCTGTACTCCAACGCCCTGGAACACGGCGTGCTGGGGCTGGACTCCTCCCTCAAGAGCAATGCCGAGGGGTTCGCCCGCTACTACCGCGAGCGCAGTGAACGCCTCGCCAGCCTGGAAACCGGGTATGTGCGCTTCAACCTGCAGCTGGTTCCCGAGGGCCGGGGAGGGCGGTTGCTGATCGAGGTGGAGGACAGCGGCGAGGGCTTCGACCTGGGCGCTGCGCTGGCCAGCCAACCGTCGATGGAAAGCTTCTGTGGCCGGGGCCTGAGCCTGGTGAATCAACTCACGGCGCGCTGTGAACCCGCCGAGAACGGCAAGGGAGTCCACGTCGAATTCCACTGGCCCGTTAGGGCATAA
- a CDS encoding Hpt domain-containing protein, whose protein sequence is MSDIHLDHSVLSALRDVMEDEFPVLLDTFLTDSIERLRQIQQAHAVSDCQALRLAAHSFKGSCSNMGAPVLAALCKQLEDIARREQLADAPGIILLIEQEFRIVHDLLLEARRGLAR, encoded by the coding sequence TTGTCCGATATCCATCTCGACCATTCTGTGCTTTCTGCCCTGCGGGACGTCATGGAGGACGAGTTTCCGGTGCTTCTGGATACCTTCCTGACGGATTCCATCGAACGCTTGCGGCAGATCCAGCAGGCCCACGCGGTGTCCGACTGCCAGGCCCTGCGCCTGGCCGCCCACAGTTTCAAGGGCAGCTGCAGCAACATGGGGGCCCCCGTACTGGCCGCCCTGTGCAAGCAACTGGAAGACATCGCCCGGCGCGAGCAGCTTGCCGATGCGCCCGGCATCATCCTGCTGATCGAGCAGGAGTTCCGGATCGTCCATGATCTGCTGCTGGAAGCGCGTCGCGGCCTGGCGCGCTGA
- a CDS encoding flagellar hook-length control protein FliK encodes MPVAPDLLLQARPEVKPKAPAAKAPEKPAETSKGEASSFAQMYAKERHAKAAERNEAAARQAKAKADEAASQDKPAAEPAAGQAAVAESGKPLPAEEGEAKESSDEPVIDPLLLMAMTGQLPADAPVEAEGAAEALPAMPVTPQVNSGAPATLTDASLDPDLDQLNGLPAVKMALDQGAQAAQQVQNATRAAQTAPTADQDFADAMAALSDKSLEAGEGKLDKALSSAELSVELTEGVGENKAEVRNELLANRLNALSQAISQQTAQTQRAPALVPGQPVNMQQGGWSEAVVDRVMWLSSQNLKSAEIQLDPQELGRLEVRVHMTQDQTQVTFASPNANVRDALEGQMHRLRDMFAQQGMNQLDVNVSDQSLNRGWQGQGSDGERRSAGGRTDFGSGSDEEISVSHSEIRPASTAGARGLVDFYA; translated from the coding sequence ATGCCCGTTGCCCCCGATCTGCTTCTTCAGGCCAGGCCTGAAGTGAAGCCGAAAGCACCGGCCGCAAAAGCCCCGGAAAAACCGGCGGAAACCAGCAAGGGCGAGGCTTCCAGCTTCGCCCAGATGTATGCGAAAGAGCGTCATGCCAAGGCCGCCGAGCGTAACGAAGCGGCTGCCAGGCAGGCCAAGGCCAAGGCCGATGAGGCGGCAAGCCAGGACAAGCCGGCGGCTGAACCTGCCGCTGGCCAGGCGGCCGTTGCCGAAAGCGGCAAGCCCTTGCCGGCCGAAGAAGGCGAAGCCAAGGAATCCTCCGACGAGCCGGTGATCGATCCCCTGCTGCTCATGGCCATGACCGGGCAACTGCCGGCCGATGCGCCAGTCGAGGCGGAAGGCGCCGCCGAAGCCTTGCCGGCCATGCCTGTGACGCCGCAGGTGAACAGCGGTGCGCCAGCGACCCTGACCGACGCCAGCCTCGATCCGGACCTGGATCAGCTCAACGGCTTGCCGGCGGTGAAGATGGCACTGGACCAGGGGGCTCAGGCCGCCCAGCAGGTGCAAAACGCTACCCGGGCGGCGCAAACCGCACCCACGGCCGACCAGGACTTCGCCGATGCCATGGCCGCCTTGTCCGACAAGTCGCTTGAGGCGGGCGAGGGCAAGCTGGACAAGGCGCTGTCGTCTGCCGAACTCTCGGTGGAACTGACCGAGGGTGTGGGCGAGAACAAGGCCGAGGTGCGCAACGAACTGCTGGCGAACCGCCTCAACGCCCTGAGCCAGGCCATCAGCCAGCAGACTGCGCAAACCCAGCGCGCCCCTGCCCTGGTGCCGGGGCAACCGGTGAACATGCAGCAGGGCGGTTGGAGTGAAGCCGTGGTGGATCGGGTGATGTGGCTGTCCAGCCAGAACCTCAAGTCCGCCGAGATCCAGCTCGATCCGCAAGAGCTTGGCCGGCTCGAAGTCCGGGTGCATATGACCCAGGACCAGACCCAGGTGACCTTCGCCAGTCCCAACGCCAACGTCCGTGACGCTCTGGAAGGGCAAATGCATCGCCTGCGCGACATGTTTGCCCAGCAGGGCATGAACCAGCTCGACGTGAACGTCTCCGACCAGTCCCTCAACCGTGGCTGGCAAGGGCAGGGCAGTGATGGCGAGCGTCGTTCCGCTGGCGGCCGCACCGACTTCGGCAGTGGCAGCGACGAAGAAATCAGCGTGAGCCACAGCGAAATCCGTCCGGCCTCGACGGCTGGGGCGCGCGGGTTGGTGGATTTCTACGCCTGA
- the fliL gene encoding flagellar basal body-associated protein FliL: MAKKEAKAPAEGAAAAGGKGKLKLIILGVVALLLAIGLSVGATWYFLSRGDKAAEPAKEDAAAAAPAKQPAIYQDLAPAFVVNFNQNGRQRYMQVSVSLMARDQAQMDALKVHMPVLRNKLVMLFSGQNFDTLVTPVGKEMLRQQATATVQELAKQETGAMTVEQVLFTNFVLQ, encoded by the coding sequence ATGGCGAAGAAAGAAGCGAAGGCCCCGGCAGAGGGCGCTGCTGCGGCAGGCGGCAAGGGCAAGCTGAAGCTCATCATTCTGGGCGTTGTCGCGCTGTTGCTGGCGATCGGCCTTTCAGTGGGGGCCACCTGGTACTTCCTCAGCCGCGGCGACAAGGCCGCCGAGCCCGCCAAGGAGGACGCGGCCGCCGCCGCGCCTGCCAAGCAGCCGGCCATCTACCAGGACCTGGCCCCAGCCTTCGTGGTCAACTTCAACCAGAACGGTCGCCAGCGCTACATGCAGGTGAGCGTTTCGCTGATGGCCCGTGACCAGGCCCAGATGGACGCGCTCAAGGTGCACATGCCGGTGCTGCGCAACAAGCTGGTCATGCTCTTCTCCGGACAGAATTTCGACACCCTGGTCACCCCCGTCGGCAAGGAGATGCTGCGCCAGCAGGCCACCGCCACCGTGCAGGAACTGGCCAAGCAGGAAACCGGCGCGATGACCGTCGAACAAGTGCTCTTCACCAACTTCGTATTGCAGTAG
- the fliM gene encoding flagellar motor switch protein FliM — protein sequence MAVQDLLSQDEIDALLHGVDDGLVETETDADPTSVKSYDLTSQDRIVRGRMPTLEMINERFARYTRISMFNLLRRSADVAVGGVQVMKFGEYVHSLYVPTSLNLVKMKPLRGTSLFILDAKLVFKLVDNFFGGDGRHAKIEGREFTPTELRVVRMVLDQAFVDLAEAWHAVMDVNFEYINSEVNPALANIVSPSEVVVVSTFHIELDGGGGDLHITMPYSMIEPIREMLDAGFQSDVDDQDERWIKALREDILDVSVPVAATVVRRQLKLRDILHMQPGDVIPVEMPEHMIMRANGVPAFKAKLGSHKGNLSLQILEPIERQR from the coding sequence ATGGCTGTTCAAGACCTGCTGTCCCAGGACGAGATCGACGCGCTGCTGCATGGCGTCGACGACGGTCTGGTTGAAACCGAAACCGATGCGGACCCGACGAGCGTCAAGAGCTACGACCTGACCAGCCAGGACCGCATCGTCCGGGGGCGCATGCCGACCCTGGAGATGATCAACGAGCGCTTCGCCCGTTACACCCGCATCAGCATGTTCAACCTGCTGCGCCGCTCCGCCGACGTGGCGGTGGGCGGCGTGCAGGTGATGAAGTTCGGCGAGTACGTGCATTCGCTCTACGTGCCCACCAGCCTCAACCTGGTGAAGATGAAACCGCTGCGCGGTACCTCGCTCTTCATCCTCGATGCCAAGCTGGTGTTCAAGCTGGTGGACAACTTCTTCGGCGGCGACGGCCGTCACGCCAAGATCGAAGGCCGCGAGTTCACCCCCACCGAACTGCGCGTAGTGCGCATGGTGCTGGACCAGGCCTTCGTCGACCTGGCCGAGGCCTGGCACGCGGTGATGGATGTGAACTTCGAGTACATCAACTCGGAAGTGAACCCGGCGCTGGCCAACATCGTCAGCCCCAGCGAAGTGGTGGTGGTGTCCACTTTCCACATCGAACTGGACGGCGGTGGCGGCGACCTGCACATCACCATGCCCTATTCGATGATCGAGCCGATCCGCGAGATGCTCGACGCCGGCTTCCAGTCCGACGTCGACGACCAGGACGAGCGCTGGATCAAGGCGCTGCGCGAGGACATCCTCGATGTCAGCGTTCCGGTGGCCGCCACTGTGGTGCGCCGCCAGCTCAAGCTGCGGGACATCCTGCACATGCAGCCGGGCGACGTGATCCCGGTGGAAATGCCCGAACACATGATCATGCGCGCCAACGGCGTGCCGGCCTTCAAGGCCAAGCTGGGGTCGCACAAGGGCAACCTGTCCCTGCAGATCCTCGAACCGATCGAACGTCAGCGCTGA
- the fliN gene encoding flagellar motor switch protein FliN translates to MANDMDTPTPEEQALADEWAAALAEAGDASQDDIDALMNQGSPAPSSPRAPMEEFGSVPKASGPVSLDGPNLDVILDIPVSISMEVGNTDITIRNLLQLNQGSVIELDRLAGEPLDVLVNGTLIAHGEVVVVNEKFGIRLTDVISPSERIKKLR, encoded by the coding sequence ATGGCAAACGACATGGATACCCCCACTCCCGAAGAGCAGGCGCTGGCCGATGAATGGGCCGCCGCCCTGGCCGAGGCCGGCGATGCGTCCCAGGACGATATCGATGCGTTGATGAACCAGGGCTCCCCCGCGCCCAGCTCGCCGCGTGCGCCCATGGAGGAGTTCGGCAGCGTGCCGAAGGCCAGCGGTCCGGTAAGCCTGGACGGCCCCAACCTGGACGTGATCCTGGACATCCCGGTGTCCATTTCCATGGAAGTGGGCAACACCGATATCACCATCCGCAACCTGCTGCAGCTCAACCAGGGCTCGGTGATCGAACTCGATCGCCTGGCCGGCGAGCCGCTGGACGTGCTGGTCAACGGCACCCTGATCGCCCACGGCGAAGTGGTGGTGGTCAACGAGAAGTTCGGTATCCGGCTGACCGATGTGATCAGCCCGAGCGAACGCATCAAGAAGCTGCGCTGA
- the fliO gene encoding flagellar biosynthetic protein FliO, which translates to MRRLLSAGLLLLPLSGFAAEPVATVPAPAAAATVTQAGSGMAAQLGQLAVGLLLVVGLIFLLAWLLRRVQQLGPRGGQVIRLVASQALGPRDRLVLVQVGGEQILLGISAGRITPLHVLKEPVHQADTEAAPPEFAQRLMELLGKDKH; encoded by the coding sequence ATGCGTCGACTCTTATCCGCGGGGCTGTTGCTGCTGCCCCTGAGCGGCTTCGCCGCCGAGCCCGTCGCGACCGTTCCGGCGCCTGCTGCGGCCGCCACCGTGACCCAGGCCGGCAGCGGCATGGCCGCGCAACTCGGTCAACTGGCCGTCGGCCTGCTGCTGGTGGTGGGGCTGATCTTCCTGCTTGCCTGGCTGCTGCGCCGGGTGCAACAGCTCGGTCCACGCGGTGGCCAGGTGATCAGGCTGGTGGCGAGCCAAGCCCTCGGCCCGCGTGATCGACTGGTGCTGGTACAGGTGGGTGGGGAACAGATCCTGCTCGGCATCAGTGCCGGGCGCATCACGCCGCTGCATGTACTGAAGGAACCCGTGCATCAGGCCGACACCGAGGCTGCGCCCCCGGAATTCGCCCAACGCCTGATGGAACTGCTCGGCAAGGACAAGCACTGA